In Oryza sativa Japonica Group chromosome 1, ASM3414082v1, the genomic stretch AAAGCCAGTCTTGCCAATGCGCCCAGTCTTTCCAGGCTCCACAAAGAAGCTCCTCGATGGATCCAGCGGCCACCGGAGCCGCTTGAAAACTCGTCGGCTCCAGAAGTACTCGTTGACATCGTCGTAATTCCTCCACGCCGAGTGCGGCTTGGTCCCGTTCCGGCTGGCCTCCACCTCGTTCTTGAGGACGTTGTAGATCGGAGTCACCACGCGGATGAGGAAGGCGTCCTCGCCGCACACGGCGGGCATCGCAGGCCGCCCTGTCTCGATGTCGATGGACTGCTCGACGACGTGGTGGAGGTCGAGGGCCATGTAGTGGAAGATGTAGCAGAGGCACTCCGGCATGAACCTCAGGTTGGCGGCCTCCCCCCAGATGAGCAGGTACAGCGCCGTGTAGAGGAGGTCCATGCGGACGTCGttgccggtggcggcgccggtgcggcggccgccgccgccgccgctgggcaCGCGGAAGTGGCGCTTCTGGCCGAGGTAGGCGCACCAGGAGGTGTAGTTCTTGAGGAGCTTCCTGCGGATGCCGCGGGCGACGGTGAGGTGGAGGACGTCGATGGGGTGGTCCTTGGGGAATcccggcgcggcgcggagctGCGCGTTGGCGAGGAGGAGCACCAGGTGCTCCCGCTGGTTCCGGACGTTGTCCGCCTGGAACCCGAAGGTGGCGCCGAGCCAGTCGAAGATGTCGGCGCGGTGCGGGTCCCAGACGcgggccagcggcggcgccgggaagTCCGACGCGTGCGAcagcgcctccaccgccgcccgcacTTCCGGCACCTGCAGCGACGGGTGGTCCCCGTGCATCACCACGTCCTGGATCGGGATGATGTTGTACGCCGCCTGCACCACCGTCTGCTCCCccgaacccgccgccgccgcggcgcggcggttcCGCAGCAAGCTCATCTCCCCGTCTCACGCAGCCAGCTGCAAAAAAATCACTCGACGAGTGTGAGCCCTTTGAAGCGAAGAAGTACACGGGATGATGGGAGGAACCTAGGTGGGAATCACATGCTGCGCAGCTGGTTTATTCGGGCTGCCGCTTTTGTTCGCTTGTTTGATTTGCTTGTCTCCTTCGGATTAGGCGGAAGCGAGGCGTGCGTGATCGCTTCAACAGTTTGCATCATAGCCGCCGCCTAGTAGGCGGGTGTGGGTTTGGGGCTCGGTTTGGTTGCTTTGCTTGTGGGGTTTCTAACCATGCCGCTAGTGTTTCTGTGCGCTGGATTTTCCGGTGGGGGCAAAATGAACTAATGATGATGGCGATGAGAAGATGTGACTCCTTTTTTGGAGGAGGGATATGCAATGGATTTGTGATCTACTGGTAGGCTACGGATTACTGATGCACTGTAAGCAAAAAAAAGGGGAGGTCAGCAAAGCAAGTCTACAAGTGAATGGGACAGATTGGTGTAATGGTCTGGAGTAAATCTCACCATCCACTCGCACTCAGGTTTTGTTAGCTTGTGTTGTATGGCATCTGGTGTGGTAGGAATCGATGAAAGAAGATAAAGGTAAGACCATACTAGTATATACACCCTATAAGGCTCTGTTCTTTTGGTTgagttgggaacccatccctccggtacggaaaacgaagcagtccattagcacgtgattaattaattatttgctaattttttttcaaaaatggatcaatataatttttttaagcaactttcgtatataaactttttgcaaaaaacacaccgtttaacagtttgaaaagcgtgcgcgcggaaaatgagatgggggagttgggaactccaGGAAACGAACAGAGCCTAAGTAAAGTGCTCAAGCTACGGAATTTGGGTGAGAGCAAAGGTGTTGATTTGAGAAACCAGGAGTGAATTTTGTGCAGATGAGTGTGGTCTAGCCTTATATTCACTCCATTTTCAGGAGATGAAACAGAAAGTGGTCGATGCATGAGAAACTTTTGAATTAGGGAGTGACAAGAGCATAACTTTTAATGTTGGTGGTCATATGGCATAAGGGTCTCTCACTTTTTTTAAACATCTTTTCTACATTTGGAAACCTTTTCTTTTGAGAGAGAAACAATTGGATACTATTGCTTACATGCTATTCACGTGCGATGTCCCCCTAAAAAACTGAAAGAACTACTAGGCGTCAGATATGGATAAAATAACAGGGGAAAAAATTACAGCAGTTAAGTAAGTACAAGTTTCAAAGATGGTGAATGGCGTATCAGTTCTTGAACCTCAGACGGGATCGATACCTTGACCACACTGAATAAATGTTATAAAACGGTGATTTTATTCTTCTTTTGCTAGGAGCATCAAATTTTTATGATGTCACTGACAGCAACTATCATCTTTCTTTGAGGACTTGTCGTTGTGACCCAGGAACACTTGTCGTATGGCATATTTGGTGCTAAATCCTTCTGTGTTACGCCTCTAAGACGCTTTTTTGGCTAAGCTTTTATTGAGCTTGCACTGCCAGCTTTCGGTGCACTAGAGTAGGCACTAATCACAAAAGAGCGACACCTCACAGCCTATTTCTATCACACCGCAATCTGAATCTCTCTGGATGTGGATGGAGAATTAGAAATACGGACTATGGAGCTCGTAAACGGTAAGGTCTATTCATTCAGAAgcgaagataaaaaaaaaaactctatataAAATCGGCGGTAGTAAGAAAACAACTACCACTGGGTGTTCCCGGCTATTTCTACCCATGATTTGAATTTGATGAACCCCTAAACAAACCATATGTTGCTGCCAAAGTGCCAATTATTTAAGCGACCGCACACGCTAAACGCTATTGCTCGCGTTTTATTATCTGGGTTGAGAGGTTGACGCCAgaagcaaaaaggctcaagcaAAGCATGCAGGAGGAGATCCACCACACTCCACTGCACTGCACTCTGAATAAAGAACGGGGGACACTTGGTGTGCGGGTAGCCGCACGGCTCGAGGAAATCCGCCACTGGAAAGTGGGACCGGGCAGTTTCGCTACTGAGACCAAGGGGTTTGACCCGCGGGACTGTAacgtgggcccacctgtcaggcgcGGCGGAAaacggcagagagagagagagagagagagatggcgccGGCATAttcggggggagggggaggaggaggaacacgTCAATCGCcgcagcggcggaggcagctGCGTGAACCGCCActggcctcgtcgtcgtcggctcggAATCGAATCGAAATCGTCGGTTCCGGTGGCCGTGGGAGAGGAAATCCCCTGAGCCGGAGAAGCTCGAGCTGGCGAATCTATGGCAGAGGCAGCGGTGACGAGCTAGCGAAACGGAGAGGGGAAGGGTCTCACCGGATgggttggccgccgccgccgccgccgccgcggcgtctcAGCTTGGCTCAGCTGCTCCTCGATCTCTTCCTAAAACCTGGTCGGAATTGTAGGAGAATCGAGATGCTGAGAAACAGGAAGAACAGATTCATACAGTGAGATTGCTATGCAATACTAGGTATTAGTAGATATAGTAGGTAGAAAGAGATTACCCTTTATTGAGTTTTCGTTCCTCCCTGCTCGGCCTCCCAGGTGTCAGCGCATTTGAGATGGTTTCGCCGTGGAGGTGGAGCACAGATACCACACTCCTCTTTTTTCTAGCCAGGCCGCGCTCAGGATCGTAGGCCCGTTTATTTTACTCGTGAGCTCAAGTTCCAACTCACACATGCGTCAATCCGAATTCAAAATTCTAGCCCGTTCAGTGCATATCCGCACGCTTGCTGACGTGTGGAAAATGCTGTCACGACACCCATACTCGGGTGTTctcgtattttttttaagtaaatttcacaaaactacatgttttatggttcaagttgtagaaaaccacacacattttaacacttggcacttaagtatatatattttggtagtttagtttcacaaaaccacactatccaTGAATGGATTTACCCGCGAGATGACGTGGTTGTTCCATCTAGGATGGGGACGTGGCATCCTGTTAATTTTGTCTGATGGCTGGTAATATGATGCCATGTCCTCGTCCTATGTGaaacaaccacatcatctcgcgagtgaatccattcatcgatagtgtggttttgtgaaactacacgaccaaaatatatgtaattaaaTGCCAAATATCAAAGTGTATGTTGTTTTCTTCAACTTAgaccataaaacatgtagttttataaaatttacttttttttttattagtcacATAGTCACGCAACTTGATTGAGCAAAGTGAAAACTGTAAAAGAGGAAATACCCATATACTATCAGAAAATACCGTCTCTGCACTTCTGCAGGTAAAAGATGCTCGATCAAGTTGGAACAATTTACATGCAACTTTAAAAACACAAGTAGCAACTGGCAACAATCACCTGACATTTCACACCGCAAAATGACAATATACCTGGCAATAATTTGGATTAGCACAGATCTGCTGAAATGGTCCAATTGCAAAGAAGTTGGTGGTACACGTGCAGGAAGTACATGAAGATTAAGATCAATGTATAATATGTACATCGTACAAATACGCAACAGTCAACAGATGGCATCACTTCAAATCTTATTTATTCAACTACTACACGATAGTACCACTCTTTGCACACGTATGAGCGCCGTGCCGGGATGGAGAGAGGTCCAAACCCAACCCAGGACGAAATCACCACGCACGAGGGGGTGCTCCGGACCCTGCTTCGTTCAACCGGTCCAGCAATGTGTTGAAATCCATCGGCTGGCCACTCTCGGTCATCCTCTGAATAACATTCATCACCTGCTCCCTGGGATATCCCATGGTGATTGCCTTCTCAATCATTTCCCCATAAGGATGGCCGCGCATCATCTGATGCGAACCTGGGTGACTCATACCAACATTACCTGGAGCTGGAGGCATCTGAGGTGCCTGGGCTGCTGAAGGACCACTTGGGGGGTAGCCATATGCAGTGTTGTAGCCATGTGAGCTGCCCTGCGGCGCATATTGTGGCGGGCCGGCATAGCCCCCCTTACTTGGAGGTCCGAAAGAGCCCTGGCTTGGAGGAGGTAGCTGCTGCCTTTGCATGTTGTGCTGCGGTGGTGGCATGCCAGGTCCTCCGTATGAATATGGCACTTCAGAACGGCTCCCCGCTGCCGGAGCAACCGTGTTGTATGGTCCTTGCATAGCCATGCTGCCAGGTAGAGTTTCAGGGGGAGGGTTCAAGGACTGGTGGGGTTGATAATGAGGGTAGTTTGGTGGAGTTTGAGGCCTCATCTGATTTTGTACAGGAGGATGCTGTTGTGGTTGCATTGCCTGAGGAGGAAGCTGAGTGTTAGATTGCTGCGGTTGCACTGGTGGCGGAGGAAACTGTTGAGCATTAGGCTGCTGCACTGGTTGAGGAGCAAACTGCTGAGTGTTAGATAGTTGGGGCTGCTGCATTGGTTGTGGAGGAAACTGCTGAGTGTTAGATAATTGGGGCTGCTGCACAGGTGGAGGAAATGGCTGCGAGAAAGTCGGCTGTGGCTGGGCCACTGGTGCAGGAGCCGGCTGGGAAGATTGCTGGGGCCACTGCTGCTGGTAGGGAGGGAAAGACTGAGGCTGGGTTTGATTTGCTGCCTGAGACTGTTGAGATGAAGCATGGACAGGAACATCTTGCGTTGCTGAAGGCCTTACTGGCAAGTACTGCACCTCTGGTTGTACTTGCTGCCCCTGTGTATCCTGAATGCCTGGAGCTTGACGCTGTGGGTAGTAAACAATGGCTTGGCTAAGAACATAACGGTCCTGCTGTGGTACAGAAGAGCTAGGTGGCTGCTGCACTGTCTGATCTTTGTACTGTTGGACTGGTTGAGAAGCTCTAGGTGCAAGGGATGAGTTCACCTGATGAGGCAAAACAATCGCCAGCTGCTGACCAGGTGCATCTGCCTTTTCTTCAAGCGTCTTTTGCTCAGGGAAAGATGGTGTTGGCATATCTTCCTTCTTTTTAGATGTGTCATGTGTAAGTTGAAATTTGGCTAATTCCTTCTGAGTTTCAGCTAACTCTTGCTTGTCCCTAAGGATTTGAATAGATCTGTGCACCTGCatcatttgaaaatttgattAGAGTTGAAACTTGAAAACTTCTCAACAGAGAATTAATGCTCAAAGATATAAAATACAGTACATAAACAGTAAAGAAATTAAACATTTGGAGATTGAATTGTTGGTTAATAATAAATTGTCACATCTTCTGAACTTGGATACGGTCATGTGCCCATCAACAGCTCTGTGATAGCCAAAATGTTTTGCAACGTGCATGTCATTTTAGACTGCAGGACAATCTCGATGAATACCAAGAATGAACTATACTTAAATATTCTGTTTGCTAGAAATACTCGAAGTTTGTGGTCAGGCCTTAATCTCCAAATTCTAAATAAGTGTCATCTTGAAGCTCGTGGTAGCACCTAAGACTCCAAATGGCCATTATGGCTCAACAGATGCATGTCTGGCATGGAACATATGAGATGATGTATACCCTTAGCATTTGTGCACTCTGAACTTATAAGATGTTAGAACAGATCCATCACAGGGATCACTTATTTATCAACCACAGTTGCCAATTTAAATACAGAGGAGTGTTGCCAATCCTGGTTGAGTCACAGGGTATACATTAGACATACTGAGTATATTCAAGAGTGGATTCCAGGCTTCGAGTGCACAACAGGCAACAAGACTAGTTTATCAGAAGAAAGTACAAAACAAGAAGGACATTTATGTGCATTAACCTCTGAACAGGTCAGTAGGGAGCAGCCTTTGAGAG encodes the following:
- the LOC4325133 gene encoding altered inheritance of mitochondria protein 3 isoform X1, with the protein product MSGSGVPAGRGSRSFDFGADDVLCSYDDFAAPSEPKRPDPADKQDFHDSRLGRPFGKAYEQESYGKEDVLFAVEKCMKKYADNLLRSLEGITNRLSQLEIYCYKLERSMGELRSDVLRDETDQRLKSLEKHLHEVHRSIQILRDKQELAETQKELAKFQLTHDTSKKKEDMPTPSFPEQKTLEEKADAPGQQLAIVLPHQVNSSLAPRASQPVQQYKDQTVQQPPSSSVPQQDRYVLSQAIVYYPQRQAPGIQDTQGQQVQPEVQYLPVRPSATQDVPVHASSQQSQAANQTQPQSFPPYQQQWPQQSSQPAPAPVAQPQPTFSQPFPPPVQQPQLSNTQQFPPQPMQQPQLSNTQQFAPQPVQQPNAQQFPPPPVQPQQSNTQLPPQAMQPQQHPPVQNQMRPQTPPNYPHYQPHQSLNPPPETLPGSMAMQGPYNTVAPAAGSRSEVPYSYGGPGMPPPQHNMQRQQLPPPSQGSFGPPSKGGYAGPPQYAPQGSSHGYNTAYGYPPSGPSAAQAPQMPPAPGNVGMSHPGSHQMMRGHPYGEMIEKAITMGYPREQVMNVIQRMTESGQPMDFNTLLDRLNEAGSGAPPRAW
- the LOC4325133 gene encoding altered inheritance of mitochondria protein 3 isoform X2; its protein translation is MSGSGVPAGRGSRSFDFGADDVLCSYDDFAAPSEPKRPDPADKDFHDSRLGRPFGKAYEQESYGKEDVLFAVEKCMKKYADNLLRSLEGITNRLSQLEIYCYKLERSMGELRSDVLRDETDQRLKSLEKHLHEVHRSIQILRDKQELAETQKELAKFQLTHDTSKKKEDMPTPSFPEQKTLEEKADAPGQQLAIVLPHQVNSSLAPRASQPVQQYKDQTVQQPPSSSVPQQDRYVLSQAIVYYPQRQAPGIQDTQGQQVQPEVQYLPVRPSATQDVPVHASSQQSQAANQTQPQSFPPYQQQWPQQSSQPAPAPVAQPQPTFSQPFPPPVQQPQLSNTQQFPPQPMQQPQLSNTQQFAPQPVQQPNAQQFPPPPVQPQQSNTQLPPQAMQPQQHPPVQNQMRPQTPPNYPHYQPHQSLNPPPETLPGSMAMQGPYNTVAPAAGSRSEVPYSYGGPGMPPPQHNMQRQQLPPPSQGSFGPPSKGGYAGPPQYAPQGSSHGYNTAYGYPPSGPSAAQAPQMPPAPGNVGMSHPGSHQMMRGHPYGEMIEKAITMGYPREQVMNVIQRMTESGQPMDFNTLLDRLNEAGSGAPPRAW